One Scytonema millei VB511283 DNA segment encodes these proteins:
- the psbB gene encoding photosystem II chlorophyll-binding protein CP47 has translation MGLPWYRVHTVVLNDPGRLIAVHLMHTALVAGWAGSMALYELAIYDPSDPVLNPMWRQGMYVLPFMSRLGVVGSWGGWNVMGAPSYDPGFWSFEGVAAAHIVLSGLLFLAACWHWVYWDLELFQDPRTGESALDLPKMFGIHLFLSGLLCFGFGAFHLTGLFGPGMWVSDPYGITGHVEAVAPEWGPAGFNPFNPGGVVAHHIAAGVVGIIAGLFHLTVRPPERLYKALRMGNIETVLSSSIAAVFFAAFVVAGTMWYGNATTPIELFGPTRYQWDDGYFKQEMTRRVQASLAEGKSLSEAWSEIPEKLAFYDYVGNSPAKGGLFRVGPMNKTNGIALSWAGHPVFKDKEGRELEVRRLPNFFETFPVVLTDKDGVVRADIPFRRAESKYSFEQTGVTVSFYGGELGGQTFTDPADVKKYARKAQGGEIINFDGDQSTRFGDLALAKPDGVFRTSPRGWFTFAHATFALLFFFGHLWHGSRTIFRDVFAGVEADLEEQVEWGLFQKVGDKTTRRKEA, from the coding sequence ATGGGACTACCTTGGTACAGAGTACACACAGTCGTCCTGAACGATCCAGGGCGGTTGATTGCTGTACATTTAATGCATACAGCACTAGTTGCAGGCTGGGCTGGTTCGATGGCTCTATACGAACTAGCTATTTACGACCCCAGCGATCCAGTATTAAACCCCATGTGGCGGCAAGGTATGTACGTACTGCCCTTCATGTCACGCTTGGGTGTAGTTGGCTCTTGGGGTGGCTGGAACGTCATGGGCGCTCCCAGCTACGACCCTGGTTTCTGGTCGTTTGAGGGCGTTGCTGCCGCTCACATCGTTCTTTCCGGTTTATTATTCCTAGCTGCTTGCTGGCACTGGGTTTATTGGGACTTGGAACTCTTCCAAGACCCCCGCACGGGCGAATCTGCCCTAGACCTGCCAAAAATGTTTGGTATCCATTTATTCTTGTCTGGTCTACTTTGCTTTGGCTTTGGTGCTTTTCACCTCACCGGACTATTTGGTCCAGGGATGTGGGTTTCTGACCCCTACGGCATCACCGGACACGTAGAAGCAGTCGCGCCGGAATGGGGACCCGCAGGCTTTAACCCGTTTAATCCTGGGGGTGTGGTAGCTCACCACATTGCTGCGGGTGTTGTCGGTATTATTGCTGGTTTATTCCACTTGACAGTTCGACCTCCCGAACGGCTCTACAAAGCCTTGCGGATGGGGAATATCGAAACCGTGCTTTCTAGCAGTATTGCGGCTGTCTTCTTTGCTGCTTTCGTTGTAGCAGGAACGATGTGGTACGGTAACGCCACAACTCCAATTGAACTGTTTGGACCTACCCGTTATCAGTGGGATGATGGCTACTTCAAACAAGAAATGACCCGTCGCGTGCAAGCTAGCCTGGCTGAGGGTAAGAGCTTGTCTGAAGCCTGGTCGGAAATTCCCGAAAAACTGGCGTTCTACGACTACGTAGGTAACAGCCCTGCTAAAGGCGGTTTGTTCCGCGTCGGTCCGATGAATAAGACCAACGGTATTGCTCTCTCTTGGGCAGGACACCCCGTATTCAAAGATAAAGAAGGGCGAGAATTAGAAGTTCGTCGTCTGCCTAACTTCTTTGAAACTTTCCCTGTTGTTTTAACAGATAAAGACGGTGTTGTTCGCGCTGATATTCCTTTCCGGCGGGCAGAATCCAAGTATAGCTTCGAGCAAACAGGTGTAACTGTTAGCTTCTACGGCGGTGAGTTGGGCGGTCAAACCTTTACCGACCCAGCCGACGTGAAGAAGTATGCTCGTAAAGCTCAAGGTGGCGAAATCATCAATTTTGACGGCGATCAAAGCACCAGATTTGGCGATCTAGCACTTGCTAAGCCTGATGGCGTATTCCGTACTAGCCCTAGAGGTTGGTTCACCTTTGCTCACGCTACCTTTGCGTTGCTGTTCTTCTTCGGTCATTTATGGCACGGTTCTCGCACGATCTT
- a CDS encoding Uma2 family endonuclease has product MNQAQVRWTTSNLELLPDNGNRYEIVDGELFVTRAPGWKHQRVCNNICTELNLWSQQTGLGEAVTTPGIIFTDADNVIPDVVWISKERLAALLDEAEHLTGAPELVVEVLSPGETNERRDKEAKLKLYAAQGVREYWIADPRLQQIQVYRRENATLVMVATLFASDELTSPLLPGSSCAVARLFG; this is encoded by the coding sequence ATGAACCAGGCGCAGGTAAGATGGACAACTAGCAATTTAGAGTTGTTGCCAGATAATGGCAATCGCTATGAAATTGTAGACGGGGAATTATTTGTGACCCGCGCACCAGGTTGGAAACATCAAAGAGTTTGTAATAACATTTGTACGGAATTAAATCTTTGGTCGCAACAAACTGGATTAGGGGAAGCAGTCACTACCCCTGGCATTATTTTTACTGATGCTGATAACGTTATCCCAGATGTGGTTTGGATTAGTAAAGAGCGATTGGCTGCTTTGTTAGACGAAGCAGAACACTTGACTGGCGCACCAGAATTGGTGGTTGAGGTGCTATCGCCAGGGGAAACCAACGAGCGCCGCGACAAAGAGGCTAAACTGAAACTATATGCTGCTCAAGGAGTGCGTGAATATTGGATCGCAGATCCGCGCTTGCAGCAAATTCAAGTTTATCGCCGCGAAAATGCAACATTGGTGATGGTGGCAACTTTGTTTGCTAGTGACGAACTAACTTCGCCTTTATTGCCTGGTTCTAGCTGTGCTGTGGCAAGATTGTTTGGTTAG
- the pcrA gene encoding DNA helicase PcrA: MTKTTDFLSHLNSSQRTSVEHFCGPLLVVAGAGSGKTRALTYRIANLILKHRVDPHNILAVTFTNKAAREMKDRIQKIFAEQIALSQYNKTLDKLAPHEQTRLRSQVYKTYIKDLWIGTFHSLFSRILRFDIEKYQDEKGRRWTKNFSIFDESDAQSVVKEIITKKLQLDDKKFEPRSVRYTISNAKNQGLSPRDFEREQPNYRGRVIAEVYGYYEDKLAENNALDFDDLILMPVKLFQQNEQVLGYWHQRFRHILVDEYQDTNRIQYDLINLLTTNGETRKSEWDWRDRSIFVVGDADQSIYSFRMADFTILLDFQADFGDGLPDEDTRTMVKLEENYRSRETILQAANQLIENNTQRIDKILKPTRGEGEKIYCYKADDEIAEAQFVINHLRSLEQQHSEFNWGSFAVLYRTNAQSRPIEENLVRQGIPYTIVGGLKFYDRKEIKDVLAYLRAIVNPYDTVSLLRVINTPRRGIGKTTIDNLVNAAQQLNLPFWEILNDETSVNTLAGRSAKGVNNFAQLIRKWQEQVDTLSPSAIVQGVLDESGYVKDLQNQGTDESLDRLQNVQELYNAVLQFEEENEEVNLSNFLASTALTSDLDNLKEGQAAVSLLTLHASKGLEFPVVFLVGLEQGLLPNYRSLDDPKSLEEERRLCYVGITRAQEILYLTHARERRLYGSREPAIASQFLAELPKELLSFHLSSQAKVSSTSRSTHQPTQKWSHPQDNSANNNSSAADAERDWRVGDRIFHKNFGIGEVTHIFGSGNKISLAVRFANLSTPKIVNPKIDPLQKVE, translated from the coding sequence ATGACCAAAACCACAGATTTTTTAAGTCACCTTAACTCCAGTCAACGTACGTCTGTAGAGCATTTTTGCGGTCCCTTGTTAGTGGTTGCGGGTGCGGGTTCTGGTAAAACGAGAGCATTAACTTATCGGATTGCAAATCTGATTCTCAAACACCGTGTCGATCCTCATAATATCTTAGCCGTGACTTTTACCAATAAAGCGGCACGGGAGATGAAAGACAGGATTCAAAAAATCTTTGCCGAACAAATAGCACTGAGTCAATACAATAAAACATTAGATAAATTAGCCCCACACGAACAAACAAGATTGCGATCGCAAGTTTACAAAACCTATATCAAAGATTTGTGGATCGGTACGTTTCACAGTTTGTTTTCGCGTATATTGCGATTTGATATTGAAAAATATCAAGATGAGAAAGGTAGACGCTGGACGAAAAACTTTTCTATTTTTGATGAATCCGACGCTCAATCTGTAGTTAAAGAGATTATTACCAAAAAACTTCAACTAGACGATAAAAAATTTGAACCTCGTTCCGTTCGCTACACTATTAGCAATGCTAAAAATCAGGGACTTTCTCCCCGCGACTTTGAACGAGAACAGCCTAACTATCGCGGGAGAGTTATTGCCGAAGTTTACGGATATTATGAAGATAAGCTAGCCGAAAACAACGCTTTGGATTTTGACGATCTCATTTTAATGCCAGTGAAATTATTTCAGCAGAACGAACAAGTTCTGGGTTATTGGCATCAAAGATTCAGACATATTTTAGTTGATGAGTATCAAGATACAAACCGAATTCAGTACGATTTAATTAATTTACTCACAACAAACGGCGAGACGAGAAAAAGTGAATGGGATTGGCGCGATCGCTCAATTTTTGTAGTTGGCGATGCCGATCAATCAATTTATAGTTTTCGCATGGCAGATTTCACCATTCTGCTAGACTTTCAAGCCGACTTTGGTGATGGCTTACCTGACGAAGATACTCGGACGATGGTTAAGTTAGAAGAAAACTATCGCTCTAGAGAAACTATTCTACAAGCCGCTAACCAACTGATTGAAAATAATACCCAGCGAATCGATAAAATTCTGAAGCCAACGCGAGGAGAAGGAGAAAAAATCTATTGCTATAAAGCTGATGATGAAATCGCCGAAGCCCAATTTGTCATCAACCATTTACGGAGTTTAGAACAGCAACATTCAGAATTTAATTGGGGTAGTTTTGCCGTTCTTTATCGTACTAACGCTCAATCTCGTCCTATAGAAGAGAATCTAGTACGTCAGGGTATTCCTTATACGATTGTCGGTGGATTGAAGTTCTACGATCGCAAAGAAATTAAAGATGTTTTGGCATATTTAAGAGCAATTGTCAATCCTTACGATACCGTCAGTTTATTACGAGTGATTAATACTCCTCGTCGAGGCATTGGTAAAACTACAATTGATAATTTAGTTAATGCTGCCCAACAACTTAATTTACCCTTTTGGGAAATTCTCAACGACGAAACATCAGTTAACACTTTAGCAGGGCGATCGGCTAAGGGTGTCAACAATTTTGCCCAATTAATTCGCAAATGGCAAGAACAGGTAGACACTCTTTCTCCTAGCGCGATCGTGCAGGGAGTTTTAGATGAATCTGGCTATGTCAAAGACCTCCAAAATCAAGGTACAGATGAAAGTTTAGATAGACTGCAAAACGTACAGGAACTTTACAACGCCGTTCTACAATTTGAAGAAGAAAATGAAGAAGTTAATTTATCAAATTTCCTTGCTAGTACTGCCTTAACTTCCGATTTAGATAATTTGAAAGAAGGACAAGCTGCTGTTTCTCTATTAACTCTCCACGCTTCCAAAGGATTAGAATTTCCCGTTGTTTTTCTCGTGGGGTTGGAACAAGGACTACTTCCTAACTATCGTTCGCTTGACGATCCTAAATCCTTGGAAGAAGAGCGCCGCTTGTGTTATGTGGGGATTACTCGCGCTCAAGAAATACTTTACCTCACCCACGCCCGCGAACGCCGCCTTTACGGTTCCCGCGAACCTGCGATCGCCTCTCAATTTTTAGCAGAATTACCCAAAGAATTACTCAGTTTCCATCTTTCTAGTCAAGCGAAAGTTTCTAGTACATCGAGATCGACTCACCAACCAACTCAAAAGTGGAGTCATCCTCAAGATAATAGCGCTAATAACAACTCATCAGCCGCAGACGCAGAGCGAGATTGGCGTGTAGGCGATCGCATTTTCCATAAAAACTTTGGTATTGGTGAAGTGACTCACATTTTCGGTTCTGGTAACAAGATTTCTTTAGCGGTTCGGTTTGCTAACCTCAGCACGCCAAAAATTGTTAATCCTAAAATCGATCCGCTACAAAAAGTAGAATAA
- a CDS encoding GNAT family N-acetyltransferase has translation MLEEILTFSAEHLDSCAHVYVETFKQEPWNECWSFETARVRLWETLNTPGFVGFVLHHHEPLGFILGYCEQFYDGKHFFVKDFCVQTDKQHQGIGTKLLNHLTIVLTPMNVSQIFLLTLRDGQAEAFYSKNGYCRSPKIIVMSQQLGSRTDSWTF, from the coding sequence ATGTTAGAAGAAATTTTAACTTTCTCCGCCGAGCATCTCGATTCCTGCGCTCATGTATATGTTGAAACTTTTAAACAAGAACCTTGGAACGAGTGTTGGAGTTTTGAAACGGCAAGGGTACGATTGTGGGAGACACTCAATACTCCAGGTTTTGTTGGATTTGTGTTACACCATCATGAACCGCTAGGATTTATCCTTGGTTATTGCGAACAATTTTATGATGGTAAGCACTTTTTTGTGAAAGATTTTTGCGTACAAACCGATAAACAGCACCAAGGAATAGGAACAAAGCTACTCAATCATCTGACAATCGTGCTGACTCCGATGAACGTGTCCCAAATTTTTCTTCTGACACTTAGGGACGGGCAAGCAGAGGCATTCTATAGTAAGAATGGCTATTGCAGGAGTCCGAAAATTATTGTCATGTCGCAGCAACTCGGTTCTAGAACAGATTCATGGACATTTTAG
- a CDS encoding GrpB family protein: MDDIVIVEYDRKWVELFEQEAIYLRSLLGEASILRIEHFGSTAIPGMPAKPIIDMLVEIPSFDRAQQEALPKLVDTGYEYLWRSDRPPGHMMFVKRLPDGKRTHHIHMAIAGHTLWERLYFRNYLCSHPEEATRYAQLKRDLAQKFPGDREAYTNGKSEYVNLITTKAKLDTINS; this comes from the coding sequence ATGGATGATATTGTAATTGTGGAATACGATCGCAAATGGGTAGAGTTATTCGAGCAAGAAGCTATTTACCTACGAAGTCTGTTGGGAGAAGCTTCGATCCTCCGAATCGAACACTTTGGCAGTACGGCTATACCTGGAATGCCTGCTAAGCCCATAATCGATATGTTAGTGGAAATTCCCAGCTTCGATCGCGCCCAACAAGAAGCTTTACCCAAGCTAGTAGATACGGGATATGAATATCTATGGCGTAGCGATCGCCCCCCTGGGCATATGATGTTTGTTAAGCGATTGCCTGATGGTAAGCGTACCCATCACATTCATATGGCTATTGCTGGACACACATTATGGGAAAGATTGTATTTTCGCAATTATCTCTGTAGCCACCCAGAAGAAGCCACACGCTACGCACAACTAAAGCGAGATTTAGCACAAAAATTTCCAGGCGATCGCGAAGCTTATACTAATGGTAAGAGCGAGTACGTTAATCTAATTACTACCAAAGCAAAATTAGACACAATAAACTCTTAG
- a CDS encoding MOSC domain-containing protein produces MIQPYLAKISIFPVKSLDGITLSQVSVLASGALQHDREYALFDQKGRFVNGKRNAKVHWLRSQFDADCQQLSLQVQGTDESVTFHLNKERSELEAWLSNYFGLPVNIKQNNFTGFPDDTNASGPTIISAATLAEVASWFPDISVEEMRNRIRANIEIDGVPPFWEDRLFTKVGDSIQFQIGAVVFAGINPCARCIVPTRDSKTAVATENFQKIFVSKRKETLPDWTTPERFDHFYRLSINTKIPSSETGKILRIGDPVSI; encoded by the coding sequence ATGATACAGCCTTATCTGGCAAAAATTTCGATTTTTCCGGTTAAATCGCTTGATGGCATCACTTTGTCTCAAGTCAGTGTATTGGCAAGTGGCGCACTCCAGCACGATCGCGAGTATGCCTTATTTGACCAAAAGGGACGATTTGTGAATGGTAAGCGCAATGCTAAGGTTCATTGGCTGCGATCGCAATTCGATGCAGATTGTCAACAGCTATCGTTACAAGTCCAAGGAACAGATGAGAGCGTTACTTTTCACTTGAATAAAGAGCGTTCGGAGTTAGAAGCTTGGTTGAGTAATTATTTTGGTTTACCTGTCAACATTAAGCAAAATAATTTTACAGGATTTCCAGATGATACTAATGCTTCTGGACCTACAATAATTAGTGCAGCTACGCTTGCAGAAGTTGCCTCCTGGTTTCCTGATATAAGTGTTGAGGAAATGAGGAATCGGATACGAGCAAATATAGAAATTGATGGCGTACCTCCATTTTGGGAAGACCGATTATTTACCAAAGTAGGGGATAGTATCCAGTTTCAAATTGGAGCAGTTGTATTTGCTGGAATTAATCCTTGTGCGAGATGCATCGTACCCACAAGAGATTCAAAAACAGCAGTAGCAACAGAGAATTTTCAGAAAATCTTTGTTTCTAAACGTAAAGAAACCTTACCAGATTGGACAACTCCAGAGAGATTCGACCACTTTTATCGGTTAAGTATCAATACAAAAATTCCATCGTCAGAAACAGGAAAAATCTTAAGAATTGGCGATCCAGTTTCAATCTAG
- a CDS encoding DUF2949 domain-containing protein, producing the protein MKSNVRDDLMSFLRDELSVSEAAIALALKKGEQELNFLPMVLWQYGFLTLPQLNRVFDWLEMV; encoded by the coding sequence ATGAAATCTAACGTTCGGGATGATTTGATGAGCTTTTTACGCGACGAATTGTCGGTTTCAGAAGCAGCGATCGCGTTAGCTTTAAAAAAAGGAGAACAGGAACTAAACTTTCTGCCGATGGTACTTTGGCAATATGGATTTCTTACCTTGCCACAACTAAACCGCGTGTTCGATTGGTTAGAAATGGTGTAG